The DNA window GTAGCCATCCGTAATATCCGTCGCGATGCAAATGATATGCTGAAGAAGCTGGGAAAAACAGATGTGTCTGAGGACGAGATTGCTGAGCTGGAAGATTCTGTTCAGAAAATGACAGATAAGTTTATCAAAAAAGTAGATGAAGCAGTCGAAGTAAAATCAAAAGAAATCTTAACTGTTTAATAAAAGCTGAGGGGCATCAACATATGGAACACGATCCATTGTATGGTGCCCCTTTTTCAATGACAAAGGAGAATCGTATGAGAGTACCAAATCATATTGCCATCATTCTTGACGGTAACGGTCGCTGGGCGAAAAAAAGAGGGATGCCGAGAAGTTACGGTCATGTAAAGGGATGCGAGAATCTGGAAGACATCTGCGAAGTGGCAAAAGAACTGGGCGTAAAATATCTGACGGTCTATGCATTTTCTACGGAAAACTGGAAACGATCCAAAGAAGAAGTGGACGGGCTGATGAAGCTGTTTCGCAACTATCTGAAAAAATGTATCAAGATTTCCCAGAAAAACAATATGCGGGTAAAAGTGATCGGAGATGTCAGCGCGTTTGATCCGGATATTCAGGAGAGTATCGCAAAGCTGGAGAATTTTTCCAAAGATTTTACGGAACTGCATTTTCAGATTGCATTGAATTATGGAAGCAGAGATGAGATCACAAGAGCAGTGAACCGGATGCTAGAAGATCAGAAAGCAGGAAAACTGGAGACACCGGTGGAGGAAGAGACGATATCGAATTATCTGGATACGGCAGGTATTCCGGATCCGGATCTGATGATCCGTACCAGCGGAGAACTGCGGTTGTCGAATTATCTGTTGTGGCAGCTGGCGTATACAGAATTTTATTTTACCGATGTGCCGTGGCCGGATTTCAAGAGGGACGAACTGGTAAAAGCGATTGAAAAATACAATGAGAGAGACCGCAGATACGGCGGTGTAAAGGAGGAGTAGGATGTTTAAGACAAGACTGATCAGTGGAATCGTCCTTGTGATCCTGGCACTTGCCACGATTATCTGTTCCGGACCGGTACTTCTGGTGACTCTGATCGGAGTTTCCTGTATCGGTATGCAGGAGTTGTATCGGGCAGCGGGCGTCCATGAAGGAAAGACAAACGGACTGGAGATTGCCAGCTACCTGGAGATTGTGATCTATTATCTGGCAGTTGCCTATCTGCCGGTAAGTTATCATCTGCCAGCAGTGATTCTTGGTGTACTGGTGATGATGAGTATTTTTGTATTTACCTATCCAAAATATCAGAATAAACAGATTATGACTGCATTTTTCGGTATGGTGTATGTGGGCGTGATGCTTTCTTATATTTATCAGACCCGTGTACTGCCGGGTGGCGCTTTTCTGGTATGGCTGATCTTTTTATGCTCCTGGGGATGCGATACATGCGCGTACTGTGTGGGTGTCCTGATCGGAAAACACAAGATGGCACCGGTGTTAAGCCCGAAAAAATCCATTGAGGGAGCTGTCGGCGGCGTTGTCGGTGCGGCACTTCTGGGAGCTATCTATGCGGTAGCGACAGGATCGTATAATCCGAATCCGGCACATACACCGTTGATCTATGCGATCATCTGCGGCGTTGGTGCACTGGTATCCATGGTGGGTGATCTGGCTGCATCCGCGATCAAGAGACAGGAAAATATCAAGGATTACGGAACACTGATTCCGGGTCACGGCGGTATCCTGGATCGGTTTGACAGCGTGATCTTTACCGCACCTGTCATCTATGCGCTGGCGATCACCCTGATGTAAGGTGAAGCAGACACAGACAGGAAATGCAATAAAATAAGGAAATAAAATCCGCGAAAAGAAGCATAGAACGTGGAGGAGAGAACATACTATGGAAAAAACAATTGCAATTTTAGGGTCAACCGGTTCGATTGGAACGCAGACTCTGGAAGTCGTAAGAGAGAATAAAGACATCCGCGTAGCGGGACTGAGTGCGGGAAGCAATATCACCCTGCTGGAAAAACAGATCCGCGAATTTCATCCGTCGCTGGCAGCTGTCTGGGATGAAGAACAGGCAAAGATTCTGGCGGGAAGAGTCAGCGATCTGGAAGTAAAAGTCGTCAGCGGGATGGACGGTCTGCTGGAACTGGCACAGATGGAAGAAAGCCAGATTCTGGTGACCGCGATTGTGGGAATGATCGGAATCCGTCCGACTATCGCGGCAATCCAGGCGGGAAAAGATATCGCACTGGCAAATAAAGAAACGCTGGTGACAGCGGGACATCTGATCATGCCGATGGCAAGAGAAAAGGGTGTACAGATCCTTCCGGTGGACAGTGAGCACAGTGCGATTTTTCAGGCAATTCACGGAGAGGATAAGAGAGAGATCCACAAACTGCTGATCACAGCGTCCGGCGGACCGTTCCGTGGAAAGAAGCGGGAAGATCTGGAAC is part of the Blautia faecicola genome and encodes:
- a CDS encoding isoprenyl transferase, which translates into the protein MRVPNHIAIILDGNGRWAKKRGMPRSYGHVKGCENLEDICEVAKELGVKYLTVYAFSTENWKRSKEEVDGLMKLFRNYLKKCIKISQKNNMRVKVIGDVSAFDPDIQESIAKLENFSKDFTELHFQIALNYGSRDEITRAVNRMLEDQKAGKLETPVEEETISNYLDTAGIPDPDLMIRTSGELRLSNYLLWQLAYTEFYFTDVPWPDFKRDELVKAIEKYNERDRRYGGVKEE
- a CDS encoding phosphatidate cytidylyltransferase — encoded protein: MFKTRLISGIVLVILALATIICSGPVLLVTLIGVSCIGMQELYRAAGVHEGKTNGLEIASYLEIVIYYLAVAYLPVSYHLPAVILGVLVMMSIFVFTYPKYQNKQIMTAFFGMVYVGVMLSYIYQTRVLPGGAFLVWLIFLCSWGCDTCAYCVGVLIGKHKMAPVLSPKKSIEGAVGGVVGAALLGAIYAVATGSYNPNPAHTPLIYAIICGVGALVSMVGDLAASAIKRQENIKDYGTLIPGHGGILDRFDSVIFTAPVIYALAITLM